In Phalacrocorax carbo chromosome 1, bPhaCar2.1, whole genome shotgun sequence, the genomic stretch CGTAAGAGAGATCATAGAAGATCAAGAAAGAGATCCACCAATACTACTTTTTTGTTTGCCTGTGCTTGCTAGGGAATCAACTGTGGGTTGCAAGCCAGACTAGACTTAAGTGACGACGTGATGAAGAATAATCAGCTTGTGTCTGATCTTTTCACTCCAAAAATTTGTATgcagtcttttctttcttcctggtGATAGAAGAAATTGAGAACAAGATACACAGCCAAACATCATTTGGTAAACAGTGGGCAGATAAACccccttttcttgctttctcttttccattaGTGGGGAAAGTCTCGTAAGAGGTTCTGAAAGAAGGATAGCACTGGTCGTGTCAGGCCCCCCCAGCTGACAGTCAAAGAGAAGAAACCATTCCCTGTCATCACTGTGCACAACGTGGAGCTTTGTAAATGCTGAATCATCAACTCTTTCTGTATCAGAGGTGAACTAACAATTCATCCTATCAGACTGTAGaagtggagggggaaaaaagtattgtGACAATTAAATTGGCACGGTATGGTACGTTTAACTACACTGACTTGTCTcttcaaaaaaaatcattacagatATTTGGCTGTGGTATTCTGAGTGAGTCACTGTCACTGGAAATCCTTAAAGCTGAGAAAGAATACTCCTGTTTATCCTCACCAGCCAgtttctgaatatttaaataattctaaCACATATTCACAAAGAGAGATCCTATATACACTACGGATTTAGAAATTCCTAGACTTGTATTATAACATAAATGCTTTCAGATAGCTAAAAACTTTAAAGATATTTTGGAAAGATTTCACTTACTCTACAACTGAGAAATACCAGTTCTTCCCCATTATAGTCTGAATTTCTACcacaaagacatttcaaaaCTAGAGAGCACACAGTATGGTAAGACcatattaaaagcaaatgaaccTGCATTTAGCGCATTTCCTTTCTAGTTACTAttaaagaaggaataaaatgatTGGTACAAGAAGTAAAATAGGCTAAGCATTTATTAAATCATAATGACAGTTCTGACTACAATCTAATACTTAAGAATCCACGCATCTTACAGGTGACTGGAATTTTGGGGGATTTTAAAAGTTCACTACCACACCTAGCAATAACATTAACACTTATAGAAGTGGTATGTTCCAAAGGTAGTCTACGagtcaagcaaaacaaaaaatataattaaaaaaaaaaaaacacaacacaccaCCACAAAAACACATGGCTAGATGTCTGTGTAGAGAGACACATGTACTAAATTACTATTAGACACAGATATGACACCTATTAGGGGCgcaccatttttttcttaatcctcAAGAATTCTGGAATATTttacagagcacagcacagagtaccacaaaaaaaaaaagtctgtcctTGCAATTAATTCAAcgcaggtttttttaaagatgcgTTCACAACTTCATCTGGAACTCAAATTActattattgttgttttaaGCAGGATATGAATAACTGGTGACTAACAGCCCTGTTGTAACGCAGTTTACCAGTGTACTGATGAGATTACAAGAATAGTAATTAATAATGCCGGGTGTATTCATATTACACTatccttccccccctttttttttaaatatacctCTCAGTCTAGATAACAACCACTGCTCAGTTAAGACTGACAAAATATAAGTCTAAATGGTCTACAGTGGCCTTTTCTgtacagaaatattaataagaAAATCCTTGCAGAGTAAGGATCCACAACTGATAGATATCATCATTGCAAAGCCGATAAGCAAGAGAGACTGTTCACTTAACGTTTATATTATATGGAGAAAATCCTAGAAGAACATGTAGCGATACAAGATAAttcaaatatttggaaaaaagtcACTAGCTCTTCCTCTTCAATTTCTACTTTAAAACTGACAGGGCTTTATTTGTACCACGATAAGCTCATCTCAACATCTGGAAAGTGAGAAGTAGTTAGGGAATTTGAAATTCTACCAGTCATTTCGTCACATTTCTTTCAAACTGGAATTTGgtctctgaatttaaaaaaaaaaaaaaaatctaacacaTGAAAAAATTATACATTCGAGAACAGCTTCCAGGAAAGGTGGTTAATTTTAACTTAGGACTGGGACTAAAAAATTCTCAGATCGCTCCACAGTGGCAATACTTTAAGAATCGTAAAATTATTTGTCCTGGGAAATTATAAAGCCAAGTACAAAACAACCCAGCATCAAATAACCCTTCACTCTCATGTAGACTCAATATAttgcagcaacaacaacaaaaaaatccattcttgGCACACACAAATTCCTTATctccaaaatatttcaataatatAGTTTTAAGAATGTCATCTTGCTGCTGGACCCTTTAGAGCCTTTTGCTTAAACATCATCCTTAACATTATCAATAGGCCCGCTGAGATCAACATCTGACCTCTAATGCTTGCTAAAGATACTCAAAATTACCACTGAGAACATAATGAAGGGTTGGAGTATGCATGGTTTCCTTTCAGCTAGTTTATCTAGCACTTATATTGTCTTGTGGATTAGAACAACCTTATCACTAGCATGGATTGGGCTGTGCTAAcaaaaacagcaacaataaatCATGCAGATATTGTTATGAATAGGCAGCAAAGTGCAAATATggtaaaataatataatttcttatgatcagccaaaggaaaaaaaaaaagacagtgacaCAGTGATGTAAGCAGATCCATGCAAGTGCACAAAGCCATCACATACAGGTCCAGAAATGGCACatgttataaatatataataatgttttaatcattaattaatgaattaaaaccCACTTTGAAACACGTCAGAGATTACATTACATTAATAGCCAGACCACATCtatcctcttttccttttgagttttttctttcatatagtATCTTTACATGACACTACGTGCTCAGAGGTTTCAGGAGGTGCCGGTACGGCCCAATATGAGAAGACTCAGCGCAGACAGCCGTGGGGGAGGAAAGGGTTGCTCTCGTTGGAGAAGCAGGAGCCTTTACTACATGAAAACGAAATTAAATGGGCCTCAAGCTGCAAAAAGACTAAAGGTTACCTCAAATAAAAGCTGCTTACCTGATTCGTGacctgaaaagcaaacagaaaacagagatggAGTTAAGACCCCAGTTAGATCGGCGAGCTAAGACCTGCCCCGCTCCTTGCCCCCACCAGCCACCCCTCAGCCCGCGACGCTGAGGCCGGAGCGGCCCCGAGCCCTCTCTCCTCCGCCATCCTCCCTCCCGCTGGCCGGCAGCCCAcccgcccgcgcccccggcagctcccccaccgcccccgagccgagccgggcacTCACGTCGGGGTTGGCCTCCAGGGGCAGCCAGCGATGGGGCTCCatggcggtggcggggcggtggcggcggggcggctccCGGTACCGGCACTGGGCTGAACCGCGCAGCGCAGCACAGCACGGCACGGCACTGACAGCGCCTGGCGCCGCCTCGCCTCACACCTGACCCGGGACCGCACCAACGGAAAGGTGGGAGCGGGGTGCGGAGAAGAACCCACTCCTCCCGCGCCCCCACACagccctctccccctctccgGGGCGGCGGGCCGAGGCGGCACACGGGGCTATCAAGGCCCTTCTCTCGGGTGCTCCCGGGCACCGACGGCCCGAAGACTCCCCGCTCCCCACAATCTCGgctccccccccttccctgggcaATGGACTCTCCCAGCGGGGCACGGGGTGGTGCCTGGGCCGCCTCGCCCCGCGCTTGCTCCCAGCTGTCGGCGCTCGCCTGAGGCGCCGGGAGGAGTTGCCGGCGTCCCCGCCTGGAACCGAACCTGGGCGGGGGTGGGGTATGGGCGGGAAGGAGCAACTGGGCCCCTCTGAAACGGCCTCCGGTAGCTAAACTGGACCAGAGCCGTTcaccggcggcggggcgcgggcgggaAAACGGGCcggtgggaaggggagaggcCGGGCAGCGTGAGGGGACAAAGGGATGCGGGGGAGCCGTACGGCGGTGGCAGCCAGCGACCTCCGCCTCGGCAGGCTTCGGTGCGGGTAGCAGAGGGGTGGCAGGTGGGGCGGTCCCCCTGTGAACCGCCAAAAATTGCTAAAAAGATGCCTTAAAACCCACTGAAAACAGCGTTTCTCTTCTAACGCTGGGAGTCCCCTCACACCTCCCCATCTCAGGATCATAAACGTACAGCTTCTTGGGCTTTTGGCTAAGATCAAGCACAGTGTAATATATACATATCATATACAGCATAATATACTTgataatatatacatacatataagATACAGTGTTACACCTCTCAAGCTAACTCAGACAAGCTAGAAATGAAGGAACACACAAGTTTTTTGGCCCAAGGCCCCCCACGAGTGTTTTGGCCCACCACTCTTCACTGACTGCAGCTGACCCACATGGCCCCTTGCAGCACTCACCCGGTGCCTCgcattttcagaaaaggacGTTTAGACAAGATTTTTGTGGAAGCCCCGAGCTGGTCCTCCACCCTGCCCAGCACGCGAGCAGAAAGACCTGGGGTAGCAGGACACAGGTGGTTGAGCACGTGTGTAGGTCTAAGGTCAGCAGAGAGGCagtgggaaagagagaaattgTGCCAGTTTGCGGGCAAATCAGAGAGTCCCATGAGAGAAGGAAGCAGTGTAATATGAGCAAATGGTGTTTCTAGGCACAGTGGAAATGGAAGTACCAACAACAAAGGCAGGGCACTGGGATACTTTAGTGTCAAGGGCCCAGGCACTGAAGAAACACAGTGAACAGATACACATTCCCCTATCTGCCTGAAGAGCTTTTTGAAGAACTTGGTGTAGTTCTTAGGAGAGTGTTGATGCAAATTCTGCCCTGTTATGAAAATGTTAAGTTTGTTgagttgttgtggtttagccccagtcagtgactaagcaccacacagccacttgcttgctccccccctggtgggatggggaaaggatcagaaggataaaagtgaggaaactgatgggttgaaataaagacagtttaataggtaaagcacaagccacatgcacaagcaaagcaaaacaaggaattcattcactccttcccatctgcgggcaggtgttcagccacctccaggaaagcagggctccatcatgtgtaagGTTGcttggaaagacaaatgccatcactccgaacatcccccaattccttcttcccccagctttaccgtatggcgtcatgctcaaCATGTATGGAATACCTCtctggccagttggggtcagctgtcccagctgtgtcccctcccagcttcttgtgaacctggcagagcatggggagctgaaaaagtccttgaccagtgtaagcactacttggcAAGAACGAAAAagtctccacattatcaacactgtttttagcacaaatccagaacatagccccataccagctactatgaagaaaattaactctatcccagccaaaaccaggacaggagTAAATTACCTAATGATGTTTTTATTTGATGTTACCCCCTGTAATCACTTAGCAGGACTATCGTGATGCTACACACCTGTGCCTGAAGCTTTTGTATTGACCTATCGACAATAATGTAGCATATCCCTTCAGCAATCCAGTCTACTTGTAGCTCATGAGATTTGTCTTCTAGTTTCTGTACCAAGTATATCCTCGTATTAGGTTCTCAGTCCTTATCGAGCTGAAAGATGGGCCTGTCAGATCACCATCATAGTCTGCATCTACCCTCCTCTGCCATGAAAAGCTTCACAGAGCACACTTGCAGAAGGCAGAATTTTCTAAAGATGCACAATTTAATTCTGCGGATTAGCAGACAAGCCAAAGTCATTATGTACCTCACCACCTTCTGTTCCTAATTCAAAGAACTAAATGCATGTTTACATGTTCATGAAAATAACTCCCAAATAATTCCAAATTTCAGCAAATGATTCTGTAATTACCCAAACCACCAGGATATTCAACTTCACACATATCTCTGCATCTCCTTGAAAGAATGAGAAGTAACATAACAAATATTAGTCATAGTGCTAAAGGCACTACTAAAAGACTCGATAAAATTGTAATATACAATAGTATGTAAAGTTCTCTGGATAACAAAGTACGTAATAGAATTACCTAAGCTAAGAACAAAGAGATCATTAAGTCAAGTCCTTGCTATCACAGACAGATCTTACCAGCATGTACAATGCTAGTGTTTTGACAATCATGAGGTCATAAAAACACATACTACTCAAAAACATTTGCACACTTAATTAGATACTTTAAAAGGGAGAGGCCAAGATCAGACGGACCACAACTGTATAAAGCTCATAAACACACACCGTGTTCCATCGTAattattcttttcctgaaatatcttctgaattattttttactgaaaataatttttttaaaaatatcgACTGCTACTGTGTGACAAGTTTTACTGCTCTGTCACAAACAGTCTTACAATAGATCTACTGAGATTGCAGCATGACAGTATAGGGAAAAAAGctaaaagcaaatgtaaaactGGTTACTAGAGAAATGTAGgaatttttgctatttttgaaAGGTAAAACTGGTGAAGGATCAGTGTTGTTTTAGGGCTCCAGCCACACCCCAAACTTACATAAGTTCACTACACAAAGCTTACTGAACATGGTTCTAGCTGTAGTTTTACAATAAATGGCTGTTTTCCCACTAAACTGAAGATGTAGTTTATGTACACAAATTGTCCATGAACTGCACAATTTACTTGCAGGCGTATAGGCTGATTCCACAATACACCTGTACAAAGTAAATCCACTCTGTGTCTGTACTAAGTTCAGTATACCACATGTGCTGCAGGCACACAACAGTGCATGATTATGTACCTAAGCCTGTAACAATGAGAATCATCcaattattaaggttggaaaagacttctaagatcaagtccaactgtcaatccaacacccccaggcctcctaaaccatgacctgaagtgccatgtctacacattttttgaacacctccaggggtggtgactccaccacctctctgggcagcctgttccaatgcctgaccccTCTTTcagtacagatttttttcctaatatccaatccaAACCTCCTCTGACCTgagcctgaggccatttcctctcgttctatcacttCTTAGGAGAcgatgctgtgaaaagccaaaatcaggactcaatagtctgaatgactattaagcaggtattctttatcGCAGTGCTGGACGCATGGGAATCATTCCTCCTAATGTGCGTGCCTGCACAAGGTTAGCTGCATTATTTATACAATCTCTATATACATACtcagttttctgagaaaagataCAGTCATTCTTTTCCAAGAACTCGttatcatatgcaaatgtcctttgcACATGCCTCTTCATGTCTCCTGGtggtcgtcaggggtctctggatgaaggatatactcttcctcactgtatCCACTagttaacttttgctttcatGCAAACTCAGTTCTCAGATCACatatatactgtccttgagggacagtctgttctggtttagtgttttgctctgcagttccttaatTTTATGGTTCTTACATCTGCTTCTTTTAAGGTCAAATGTTGTCATCATAAATTTGTTTTGGctcttcttgtcttgaagcctttctgactcccccaaagcaacaagctTTAGTCACAACAGTTCCAACtctataacctcctttcaggcagttgcagacaGCGAcaaggtctgccctcagcctgcttttctccacactaaaccccagttccctcagccgctcctcgtaagacttgccctgcagacccttcaccagcttcgttgctcttctctggacacgctccagcacctcaatgtccttcttgtactgaggggcccaaaactgaacacagtattcgacatgtggcctcaccagtgccaagtacaggggcacaatcactacccctgctcctgctgctacCCTACTCCTGATACAAAgagcaccaaaaaaaccctgatacCAGAGAACAATAAACCAAACTTAGTAAACAACTCGTTGCGCAAACCAGGTGTGACTTGAACTGCCGTTTCCAGAAGCCTCCCCAGAGGAATCAGGGACGACAGGCCATCTCCCACGCCACCCCCAGCGTGGGGGCGCGGCCGGCCCGAGGCCGAGCACCGTTACGCCCTGAGCCACCACCCGCAGCTGACCTtgcctgcacacacagcagTCTCTTTAAACAGAGCCCTGGTTTTACTCGCATCTATTTCAGAAGCGATTTACCTCAAGGAAAACAAGCTCCCCCTACCCTGCCCATACCGCTGGGGTTCGCGCCCACACGGCGGCGCAGCACACACCCCTCCCCAGAGGCGAACAGCGCATGCTCCCTGCCTAATAGCCAATAAGGGCGAGGCCGCCGGCCCCGCCTTGCTCTAGTATCGCTCGGAGCCAATCAGGGTGgcggtttttgtgtggcggaAGTGGAGGGAAGTCTGGGCGGATGCGCAGCGCCATGGCCGGCGGTACCGTGGCGGTGCTGGGGCGGGTGCTGGAGGCGCTGGGTGagggggcgcggagcgggggggacttggggggagTGCGGGGGGTAATGCTCACCTCCCTAGAGGGCTCAGCCGGGAGTACCTCCCCGCCCAGCTACttcaccctgggcagggggcgGGCCCGTCCCGGCGGGGCCTGGCGAGGGCCTGCGGTGAGGCGGCGGGGCTCTTCCCGGCCCGCCCGCCGGTGCCCGGCGTTGGTCTGCGTGTAACGGCGCAGCCTGAGGGGGAACAGCGGTGTCGTGCGGCTGGGGCCTTGCGGAGTCGCTTCTACCAGACTGTACTTTGGATGGTGAGCAGGGAATGCTAATGCTATCCGGGACAAGCCCCCTTAAAGAGAGCTTTGCATTTGAACGAATTGCGGCGTGATGACCCAGAAATTCTTCAGAGAGAGATTAGGCTTACGGCTGTAACGCTGTAAGGATTTGCTTCTGATCACTACTGCTGGTGTTTTTCAGATGTTGGAGGTGCAGCAGATAAGATTAATTTAATACCTCAAGACTTTTTTGCAGAACTGGTAAGTAGGGCAATAAATGGGATGTGGAGGGGCTTCTGGCACTCTTTGGTTCTAGGAAAGCTTTCTGTTTAAACTCTTCTGGTTTTTGTCTGTTGCAAAGGGAATCTTATTTATGTGGTAGCTTAGATTTACATGATTCATGAAATGGACCAGTCGTGCTAAGAGCAATGGGATTGCTTTAAACTTACGTTTTTACcatgaaagattttttaaaaatgtattttcgCCTTCCATCTAAATGAGATACCACACTAGCTTGTCGAGAAAACATTCCGCTTCTTTACTGTAGCATGTACTTGAACAGGATGACTGTTCAATTAGTATGAAAATGGCTTGTTATGGCAGGAATAGCTAGTGAGGTAGGAACTAAAAGTCTTGactgagttttttttcttggatttgacataatttaaaattagttgTTTCAGTGACTTTATTCTTCACTCCGCATTTAAAGCAAGAACATAACAGCAACTCCTGTTGTCCATTTTTGCATTAaccagttttctgttttgttttgtaatctCCAAGTAGTCAAAGTAGCTTTgccttttatattaaaatatgcattaagAATGTTTTCAAACTTACTTTCTTTACAGTGTGAACAAATAATTCAACATCTGAACCATAAGATCCTGGGTGTAAATACAGCTGAATTGTGTCAGGTAAATTTGGATACTAACACTTATAAGAAAATGTATTAGCTGTGTGTGCTGTAAAGGATAGATCCCCAAgtcagtgtgtgtgtatatacaaaGAGGTTTTTATTAAcacataatttattattatttgtaattGTTTGTACATTCTGTTTCTAGAGAATTCAAACATCTGGGATTGAGATTAATGTTGGTGACCTGGCGAAAATAGCTAACATCATTTCCTTTCTATTTAGGTAAGCACAAAATCATTTACTTTGCCTCATGACTTTTGTTCCTCTGTCCCAGCTTAACAGTGGTATTAAAAAATGACATCAAATGTGGGTATAAAATGAACTGGTTTGGGAAAAGGGCAAAAATTTGTAACTCTTGGTACACAAAAAACCCTTCTGGACTTAGTTTATGTTCTTAAAAATGTGTAGTTACTTAATATATAATCTcactttttgtaataaaaatctAAAGAGAGGAAGTTATTCTAAGATCCTGTGTCTGCAAGCTTTAGAACCACTGGCAAGAGAAAAGAGGAAGTTAGGCTCCATTCTAAAACTAAGCTAGGCCTTTGCATGGCAGAAGTGTGTTCTAAAAACCTCTTGTTTCTTAGAGATTAGAAATCAGCATTTGTGCCTGTTTGAAGGGCATACGGTTTAGTAACGTCAACGTTTAATTGAAACTGCCTTGTTTCTAAAGCATTAATATTGTTGAACTGCTCTGTGCACAGATCTTTCACTGAATTATGCCTTTCTTCAGTTGTAACAGGAGGCTTGATTGTTTTAATGTTGTGTCTTGTGCAAGCCCAGCAAAGCTTGGTCTCTGTGTCTTAAGACATATTAAAAGTCAAGTCCTGTTGTTTTTTGCATGTGGCTACAAAAGATCAGGaaaatattctggaaaaaaatcacaggctgCCTAATCATTGTAAAGTGCATAGACATGTaaagcagaagttaaaaatTGCCTGTTTGGGGTGAAGTGAGTAATTTATTAAATTTGTGGAGAATGAAATTGATGCGGTGTTCTTTGTATATGCCTATAGCACAGCAGCCAGAAACCACCTCTCTACGGAAGAACTCATCGCCAGCTTGGGCAACACGGTTAGCGTGCTGCCAAAACATGCAGTTCAAGTTATTCGTCATGTATGGAATGAGCAGGGCAAGTCCATTAGTGCAGAAGATGCAAGAAATATGGCCACAGTGGGGCAGGTAACTAAATGATGAAGTGCAGTTGAGCGAACTGTTAACTTCTCAGAAATGTCAGTGCTTCATTGGGTATGGTGTGTTGTCAAGCATGTGGCAGTATCTTGATTGCCAAAAGCTTTCCTGTGTATATGATGCCAAATGTCTACCCAGGTAAAGAAGCATATACAATAAACCTTTTCTATTATGCTGAACAGTTCTCTAATATTATTGTTTGGATGATAAAGTCACAtttcatactttttaaaatcagtgcttcatAGTACTATTAGGGAAGGTGAGTGGCAGTCAGTGTG encodes the following:
- the COMMD6 gene encoding COMM domain-containing protein 6 isoform X2, which encodes MRSAMAGDVGGAADKINLIPQDFFAELCEQIIQHLNHKILGVNTAELCQRIQTSGIEINVGDLAKIANIISFLFSTAARNHLSTEELIASLGNTVSVLPKHAVQVIRHVWNEQGKSISAEDARNMATVGQFVDIKWKLGVAMSSDTCRSLKYPYVAVTLKVADASGQTTDKSFEMTIPQFKNFFKQFKEMAAVLETV
- the COMMD6 gene encoding COMM domain-containing protein 6 isoform X1, producing MRSAMAGGTVAVLGRVLEALDVGGAADKINLIPQDFFAELCEQIIQHLNHKILGVNTAELCQRIQTSGIEINVGDLAKIANIISFLFSTAARNHLSTEELIASLGNTVSVLPKHAVQVIRHVWNEQGKSISAEDARNMATVGQFVDIKWKLGVAMSSDTCRSLKYPYVAVTLKVADASGQTTDKSFEMTIPQFKNFFKQFKEMAAVLETV